TGTAATGTGCGTTGGAATTCGTTTAGCAATGTAAATGTCATAGCGGCTCAAGAGTATTTCTGCCATTACATTGCATTCGTTGCCGAAGTATTTCAGATTGTTCTCTATCCCTAGATCATCAAAGCAGAATATCTTTGGCTCTGAAATGTAGAGTTTGCCATTAGCGTAACGATGAATTACTTCGTAGCCATCCTTAATAAATTCAAAGCTAATATCACGACAGGGCTTTACAGAAAATTTATGGGGAATAGGGGTGAGGTGTTTCATGATAGTCAGTAATGATGTTTTGCCACAACCGACCGGGCCCGAAAGTATGATTCCTTTGTTCAAATCTAGATTATACCTGAAGGCCGTTTGCTCGTCTTTCAGGAAATAAGCAATTAAACGGTATACAACCGGTTGGTCACTATCCATTATTTTAAAATGGGAGCCGTATAACTCCTGACCTTTCTTTTCTATCCAAATCAAAATATCACTATAATCAAAGTGGCTCTGAATAGTCTTTATCTGCGGAGGTATTGAGTTGTTTTGTTCGGTCTGTTCGTTCATTTGAAATGAATTTTGGTGCGTTTAGGATCCAGTTATTTGCTGCAGATTTCCAATCGGTTATTGGTGACTTACCACCGATAATCCATCCAATGCTGTTATTGTAATTGAAGAATTTTACCGCTTCCGCTTCCGGAAAGCTTTGCTGTGCGAAATAGTAATTCACTTCTTCCAGTCTTGGAATAACTATTAATGATGGTATAGCATCTTCTTTCTTTTTTTGGCGCAACTTTTTTTCTTTGCTGGTATCGCGCTCTGTTTTAAAATCAAAAATTTCTTCTTCATTTTTTTTTGTTTGTTCATCGCTGTTTAAACTCTTTGTAAAATTTGAATCGTTTGTATTGTTTATATTGTTTATATAAGGTACTACGACTTGTTCATCAAGCTGTTCCCGACTTGTTTCAGTACTAGTACATAACTTGTCTGCAACCTGTTCAACGACAGGTTTAAAATTTGGACTGGTATTTTTTGGCAAAGGCTTTAAATCATCGGAAAAATTGAATAAGAAAACATGGCTGCCTTTGAATGGATTGTATGAGGGTTCGTAATTAATGTAGCCTTGTGCGTGTAATGCTTTAAGGCATTTGTGGTAGGTGGCTTTTGAACTGATTTTGCTAATTCTCATGATTTCGTCACGAGAAATGCTGATTGGATTTTTGAACCGGTTGCAATTCCAGAATTGGAAAAGCGACATATAGAGGCTAACATGTGTGGGATTTAGATTTCGATCTGTTGCTACTTTTTCGAAAAAACCTGTTAAGTGCTTGATGTAATTCATGATTTGAATTACTTTGAGTTAAATAGCGTCCTTTCTGAGCTTACCTTATTCTCATCAAGTA
Above is a genomic segment from Flavobacterium phycosphaerae containing:
- a CDS encoding transcriptional regulator, yielding MNYIKHLTGFFEKVATDRNLNPTHVSLYMSLFQFWNCNRFKNPISISRDEIMRISKISSKATYHKCLKALHAQGYINYEPSYNPFKGSHVFLFNFSDDLKPLPKNTSPNFKPVVEQVADKLCTSTETSREQLDEQVVVPYINNINNTNDSNFTKSLNSDEQTKKNEEEIFDFKTERDTSKEKKLRQKKKEDAIPSLIVIPRLEEVNYYFAQQSFPEAEAVKFFNYNNSIGWIIGGKSPITDWKSAANNWILNAPKFISNERTDRTKQLNTSADKDYSEPL
- a CDS encoding P-loop NTPase family protein, which produces MNEQTEQNNSIPPQIKTIQSHFDYSDILIWIEKKGQELYGSHFKIMDSDQPVVYRLIAYFLKDEQTAFRYNLDLNKGIILSGPVGCGKTSLLTIMKHLTPIPHKFSVKPCRDISFEFIKDGYEVIHRYANGKLYISEPKIFCFDDLGIENNLKYFGNECNVMAEILLSRYDIYIAKRIPTHITTNLSASEIEHHYGIRVRSRLREMMNLISYDKNTKDKR